In Callospermophilus lateralis isolate mCalLat2 chromosome 15, mCalLat2.hap1, whole genome shotgun sequence, the genomic stretch GAATAACATGCTTCCAACAATGGATTATGGCAAAAGTGTATCTTCTTTACCAACAACATCAGAATTGGTTACCACGTCAGTGACCACAAAAGTTGAAGCAAGAGATAATGTTGACTTATGGGGAAATCATATCATTCAGAGTCATCCTGAGGTGTTAGATACTACCATTAAAAGTCCAGACAAAGTCAACCATACTACCAAACCAAATGCATACAACAGTGGAGACATGCACAACTATTGCATTAATTATGTCAACTCTGAGTTACCTGTTGAGTCCTCCAATCAAGGATCATTGCCTTTTCATAATTACTCAAAAGTGAATAACTCGAATAAACGTCGAAGGTTTTCAGGAACAGCAATGTGTGAAAACATTCAGAGAGAATCTTCAAGCAAAACAGTTCAGCAACCAGTTAGTGAGACAGCTTTATCACTAGTGAGGAAGGAGAGCTCAAACCCAGATAGCCTGTTATCATCTGTCAGCTTTTTAAATGATAaagatggaattttaaaaatgaaagctgAAGTTGAAGAACGATGTGTTTTAGAAAAGGGACAAAACCTGTACACTaatgaaaaccaaaacttagAGAATGTAACTGAAAAATCTAACTGGAATGACATTTCTAGTGTTGATTCACCTCTGATGCCTAGAATTACATCTGTTTTTTCTCTCCAGAGCCAACAGGCATCCGAATTTTTGCCCCCTGAAGTAAACCAATTGCTTCAAGATATATTAAAACCAAAATCTGATGTAAAACAAGACTCTGACATTCCAAATCAAAGCCTGCCACTTCATTGTGACCAGTCATTTCAGAAACACGAGGGAGAAGGCACAATAGTTGAATCTTCAAACGACTTCAGAGGGCAAGAAATCTTCACACTTCTCTCTAGTAATGGAGGTGTTGATGTGCCCCCAAATGATCTGAATTTAAAATGTAATGGAAAGGAAAAACAAGTGCTATCTGTATCACAAGATGTGAGAGATTCAGAAAAGACACCTAGAATTTCAGGTATTGGCACATTACTTAAGACTCAGTCAGATGCAATAATAACACAGCAGCTTGTAAAGGACAAACTACGAGCCACTACACAAAATTCAGGTTCTTTATATATGCAGAGTCCACTTCTAAACACAGAACATAAAAAAACTATATTTGTTCAAACCCCAAAAGGTTTTTTTATACCACTGCATGTTGCCAATAAGCCTGGATTCCATGTTTTTTCAGGAAGACCACGTCCACTAGTTAGTACGCAAGGTGTACCTCCTCTTTTAAACAAGAAGCCTGGGATGATTTTGACATTCAATAATGGGAAACTTGAAGGTCTTTCTACTGTAAAAACTGAGAGTGCTCAAGTTTGTGGAACTGTGACCAAGGATCCTTGCAAAACACCTTTTTTAAAGGTAGAACAAAACAACAATTGTCTAACACCTGCATTTTGTTCCAGCATTGGCAGTTGTTTGAGCATGAAAAGTAGCTCAGAAAATACATTGCCATTAAAAGGCCCTTACATTATTAAAACATCAGCAAGTTCTTCAGTGAAAGCTATTCCTATTCCCAATGCATTGTCTGAGCAGCAGGGAACAAAATTAAATATCTTGGATTCAGTAAAACCTCAGAATGAAATTTTTTCAAAAACACCACTTTATACCCTCTTGCCTGATGGCACACAAGCTGTTTTTTTAAAGTGTGTGATGCCAAATAATGCTGAGCTGCTTAAGCCTAAGTTAGTCCAAAATAGTTCTTATTATCAAAATAtacagccaaagagacctgaaggAACATCACAAAAAATATTGCTGAAGATTTTTAACCCTGTGTTAAATGTGACTGCTGCTAATAATCTGTTAGTTAGCAACTCTGCATCCTCACCACAGAAAGACGGTGTACCATCTAATCAGACTATAGGTGGAGAGCAGAAAGAGCTAGAATCTTCTAGAGATGCCTTACCGTTCTTATTAGATGATTTGATGCCAGCAAATGAAATTGTTATAACCTCTACTGCAACATGCCCTGAATCTTCTGATGAACCAGTATGTATCAGTGACCATTCAGAGGCCAGGGTATTAAGATGTACGACAAATTGTACAATTGAGAGAAATTTCAATAGAAGAAAGACTTCCcccaaaaaattttcaaaaataaaaacaagtgtaAGAAATAAAGATTCTGAAACTGCCTTTGTAGCTAGAAACAGAAACTGTAAACGAAAGTGTAGGGATAGTTCCCAGGAACCTCCAAGAAAAAAATCATCATTGCATAGAAAGTGTAAAGAAAAGGCTAAAACTGAAGATGTTCGTGAAACATTTGGATTTAGCAGACCTAGGCTTTCAAAAGATTCAGTTAGAACTTTGCGGCTTTTCCCTTTTAGTTCCAAACAGCTTGTGAAATGTCCTAGGAGAAACCAACCAGTTGTGGTTTTAAATCATCCTGATGCAGATGCACCAGAAGTAGTGAGTGTGATGAAAACTGTCGCTAAATTTAATGGACGTGTACTTAAAGTttcattgtcaaaaagaactatgAATGCTTTACTGAAACCAGTTTGTTATAACCCTTCAAAAACAACTTATGATGATTTTTCCAAGAGGCACAAAACATTTAAACATGTTAGTTCTGTGAAAGAAAGGTTTGTGCTAAAATTAACACTCAAAAAGACAAGCAAAAATaattatcagattgtaaaaactaCCTCTGAAAATGTTTTGAAAACTAAGTTTAATTGTTGGTTTTGTGGTAGAGTATTTGACAATCAGGACGCTTGGGCTGGTCATGGGCAGAGACATTTAATGGAAGCCACTCGGGATTGGAATATGTTAGAATAAGGTATTGAAAAGCAAGGAAAAGAAAAGCAACATTACCTTAGAAGAAAACACTGGGTTGAAGTACCATACTACATGCAGCTTTTACTTGGTATAGTTCCTGAAATTAAATAGTTTTAAAAGTCATGTGTTTTTGGAAGAACAAAAGCTTTATGTGTGGTACTTGAAAATGCCATCGTTGCACACACAagttttggaagaaactaatcagCACAGTTGtaccttgatttttttaaagatgtgtTTGTGGGAAGTTAGGGCTAAAGAAAATTTTGATAAAAAGTTTTCCCAATTTACTTCTTTAGAGACTCTTAGTAGAGGGTAATGGCAGCTCCATTCCCTCTCTTCTTCCACCAGCCTTATAAATCTGATATATACAGCTCCTCTGAAGATGGAGAGCTCTTTCATGATGGAGTTGAGAAATATCTCCTCACTTGTGAAGATATACTGAGAGCTTGGGTAAAAAAGTTACTTGACATTTGCTAAATACAGTTTAAAGGGTATTAGACTCCTTTGAAAGTATCTTTTAACTTACTATAGTTACATTAAATAAAGCTCAGAGTATGGGGCAAGTAAACCCTGTTTTATGTTAAGCTCTCTTCTATGTCAACAATTGGAACATCCTCCCAATGTGATTTTGATTTTCTAAATGGCCATGTCAAGCATTGCAATAGATGGGCAGCCTCAAGAGAAtctctttgtctagtttcaagtcCAGTTAAAGAATTTCAACGTTTTCCTTAAGCTGATTATATTCTCCAATGATCCCATTGCACAGAATTGTGCTCATCTGAATTAAACTGTTTCCCAAAAACCAAGTGACCATCTTTTCTTGATTGCCATCCCTTAACCGTGGAACATAGAAACACTTCTAAGGGAATAGATTTTCttgaaaattaacatttttttttacagagaTGATATTTTGAAGCATGATTAGCAAGGCAGATCATGTTTTTGTCAGtttaattactattattatctGAACATGTCCAAATTAGGACAAACCATTTTTGTTAGCAACTTTTCAGTATAATGGACAACCCAAAGCAGATATATACTAATTGTTGGTgttggaaaatggggaagaattaACACTGGACTCTGGTAGTTCAGGACAGATTCCTAAGGAACATGCCCAAAGGAGTTTCTGAGTGAACATTTTCATAACAATCAATAGATTTAAATTTTTTACCTTGTAAGTTTGGATCAAATTTTGTTGGATCATTGGGTAATGAAGTTCTTATATTACAAAATTGTGTGTTGTATGGTTTTTGTTATATTGTTACTATAAGTGTTAATGATATTTTCATTGATTGGATGAAAACTTCAGGGCTTCTTTTCTGTATATAACAAATCTGTACATATTTTTTGTACTTTGTTATGTAAATTTTGCACAGAAAGTTTTGtcacaaaaatttattttcttttagtttagTTCTGTGCATGCACTAATAAAACTGGTTGTTTAATTTAAAGAGAATATGTAAAACTTTAACCcatgttattttctatttttcttggtTATTATTTCAGATGTGGATTTTTTTTAGGTAAAATTAATTTTTCAGGGATTGAACACTATTGTTAGCAAGTGCCTAAAAAAGATGTGAAACAGTTTACATATGTCAACTGTAACAGTAAGGTCCCAAATGGGCCCATTCCCCTaatagttttttattttaaagaaagccATACATAGATGCTTCAAGCTATCTTGCTATGCACATTATACTTGTACTGTTTTTGTGCAGTTTATCTACTTTCTTAGTGAAGTATTTTTTTGTATAAAACCTGGTAAAATCGTGTTTCTTAAAAATTGAGCCTAAGAATGGAGTTGATTGGAAATACACAGTATATATTAATAATGTATATGGTGTTTAAAGAATGGTAAGCATTGTTAATTTCATTGTTCATTGTTGATGAATGTTTTCTTCAATTAAAGTTATCTTAAGTTTGTGTTtacataagaatttttttaactGTGCTAAAACCTAATGGGAGATTATACCCATTATTCTGATGGGtaattatttatatttccatgtgtgtgaagttttttgttttttatgctATGCTAGTGAACTATACAAAATAAAGTATGAGCCTCTTCCCCAAAAAAAGTCATAGATGAAATTTTGTTTGAGAAGGGTCACATTTACCATAATTTTTTCTGTTGTGCTGGCAAGGTGAGCCATAGGTGGCTTATGCTCTTCAGTACCCTACAGCAGTAAAACTGAAATGCTGTGTTAAGGTTAGATCTGTAATGAGCTTCCTGTgactagaaaggaaaaaaaggaattaTCCTGCCAGTCTTTGTGATGCTCTAAAAATACTTTCAGAGTAGCCATTCCAGAAAAATTACTGTTGTTATATATTTGTCTGAGAGTTTTAAAAACCGTTTAAAATCAGTGCATATGGGatccttttggttttaatttaggTTATTCTGAAGGTTGCAAACCTGCTTGGAACTTCTTTATTGTCGAGTAGGAAATAAACAGAACCCtctgttctttatttttcttgacTAAAGATGACTGAGCTAATCAAACTTCAGAGTCAATAATTAGTTTGATTATTTTCCTATTTATCCATTCCCATTGATGTGGGGCTCCCACTGTTTAGCATTGACTTTACAAAGTAATttacttttcaaaaaattttatcTTGCTGAGTATTCAGTAGCACAGATTGAAATGCTAtagtttttatgaaaattttcatTGAGGGGTCAGCAGTTTGTTTTTCAGGAAAGGGTCAAATGGTAAATAACTTGGGCTTTATTGGATATAGTCTTTGTTGTTACTCATCTCTTATAATGCAGAAATAGCCAGGGACTATACATAAATGAAGGTGAATGTGTTTTAATAAGACTATTTTTAGGCAATGGGGCTGTGGTTGTCACTCCAGTGGTgaagcgcttgcctagtatgtgtgaggcactgggtttgatcctcagcaccacataaaaataaatgaagttatgaaaaaaatattttttaaaaaataggcagTAGTTTAGGTTTTGCCCACCAGTCATAGTGTACCAACTATTGCTTGAGGTCCCTCAAAGCTGTGCTTTTTAGGGTAGggtatgcatttaaaaaataccaGCTTGATGGTTTGTGATACACTCCATCTGTTTAAGAGTTGCAAAGTATCAAAACTGAATTTGATATAAAGTTGCCACTGAAAATGTTATTTTTCTGTAAAAGCGGAGAGTACATAATGAAAAACTTTAAGTGTAATGAAAACAATAAGTGGGTAAATATGTCATCTGTGTGCCAAGACTAATGCAAATTAGGGAGGAAAGTAAAAATGATGAAAAAGCAGAATTGCAGAACTTATTATCTCCAGGTTAGGTCAGAACTAGCTACTagttttttcatttgaaatagttGTTAGGAAAAAGTAATAAGAGATCTTGGATAGGACATGATGGAGGTGAGTTGAATATTACCCACTAATTCCACACAGCtgacagatatttaaaaaaatgaaattccttTTTACCATTGATATTTGCTTACTTGGGATATATACCTGTTTGGGTTAGTACACCGATTATTTGCCTTAGAAATTTATTAGGGTCCTTGTTCTTGGCAAGGTATCTTGATATCCCATCTGGCAAAACTTGCTGGAGGAATTAATTTTTTGTTTCATTGTTGCCAATTAAATGACATTAGCAAAAAATTCTCCTTATGATGCAGAGTAGAAATGGTTGATTGTGGTGTTCATTGGTTTATATGTGCTTCATTTAAAAACTAGATGATCAAGAAATATTATGGAGGACTTGCTTTCAGTGTCTTGAAAATCCAAGGGAGTATGCTGAAAATTACCTTCCTTGAAAACTACAGTAATTAGctggaaaacagtctttttttaaaaaaagacccatTTATAGTAAAAGGCACAAAATAACCTGATTAGTTGTATGAAGCTACTGGAAAGACACAGGAATATGTGGGTGGAAGATTAGATAAACTCACTTGGGAGATTATATTTTCCACAACTTTGTCCTTCTCCCTGCTTTCCCTGCACCCAACAGCAGCTCCAGGGAGGATGTGGGTAGCACATTCAATGAACAGCCAGTTTTTCATTAATCCCACCTTCTGCTTCATAGCACAAAGGCAGGGAGCTGTAGAGAGGGTTGGAGTGAGCTTCAAAGACTTGACAACATACTACATGTTACAAGGGTTCTGTATGAGAATTCTCTGGAGAGACAGAACCCATACAAACTAAGGAAATATATGAGAGGGTACATAGGGGAATTGGCTTACATGATTATGGAGGTTGAGAAGGTGGCCTGCCAGCTGGAGACTCAAGGATGCTAGTAGCATTGCTCAGTCCAAATCTCAAAATCTCAGAACCAGAGAAGCCAGTAGTGTAAGGCCTCACAACCCACACAGGGCTGTTGACATCCAAAGGCCAGAGAACCAGAAGGTCCAGTATTCCAGGGCAGGAGAATGTTACCAGTTTGCAAAAGAGAAGTGTGCCCACTTCCCCATTCCATCAACACACAAATCTctgaaaataacttcagagacacATACAGAAATAATGCTTTACCAGCTCTCAAAAGAATTCTTAaaattgatacctaaaaataaccaTCTGAGGGCCTGACTTTATTTGGGACAGGACTGGAACAATGAATACGCTAAAGAATTGCTAAAAACCATAGAGCATGCACCTAAAATTTAGTTGGGGGATAATGGTTGATGATGATACCAAGATAGACAACAAGGAGTTTAGACACGATGGGGAAAGAGAAAGAGCCTTGATAAAATCACAGATACTCTTGTGATTAGGAAGAATGCATCCTGAAGTCTGTGACCTAAGAGTGACCAGAGAAGGAACTTCTGAGACATGAGTTCCTGGCTGAATGCAGGGCCAACTTTTAAACCCTAAGCTATGAAAGCAACCTTCaagccacacacacacccccaggATAAGGTGAAAATCTTACTGATTCAGAGGTTAGAAGTACAACTTTTGACCACTGAATAGCTGACTACACATGTGCTGACTCAAGCAACCCCTAGGAAAGCCAGGGAGGAAAAGTTGAATACTAGTGCCTAAGGTGGCATATTGAGGAAGAAATAGGCTTCATGAATTTGTCCAGCCATGTCACTAATAATGATACATCTGAAGTAGGTGAGAAAGATCAAAATGCAGAGATGCTATAAGTTACCTAAAATATACAGTTACAACACAAAATTATGAGGTAGCAAAGAAAAGTGTGATCCATAATAGAAACTTCCTTTGAGGGGTATCAGATATAGGATAAATGCTGAGAAGCTATTTCTAAAATGTTCAAAGAACTAAAGGAAaccatatttaaagaaataaggaaaatatgACAATGCCTAATCAAATAGAAAACATAAGgagatagaaatatatatatgttttctaTTTGATTAGGCATTGTcatattttccttatttctttaaatatggtatatatatacatatattatatataatatatatattatatatatttccatATGAATATCCTGGAGTTCAATAGTACAATAACCAAGGTGAAAAATTCAATAAGGTTTGGGCAGCAATTTAAACTGGGAAAAGAACCAGCAAACATGAAAATAGATTAAGAGAATATGTAATTTGAAGCATagatagaaaaaagaatgaaggaaaaaaatcttcactctaaaataatacacaaaaaattaactcaaaatggatcatagatTTTAATGTAAGCAAAAACTAAAACATTAGAGGaagatatttgttatctttattgAGGCAAAGCTGCCTTAGatatgaaacaaaaacaaaaaagggcaaTTTTTAAAACAGTACATAGAATTTTATTAGAGGAGATTGAAAAGCTGTTCTATTCACCTAATTCAGATGAATCTCAATTTCAATGAGTGTTTGACCTATATAGTTTTATTCCTTCCCATGCCGTTTTTGTCACATATTACATCTTTTATAAAGTAtccatatatatacatttatacttGTCGATTTATGGTTGTTGTATTTTAAACCAGGAGGAAACAGAAGTTacaaactaaaaattattttattaaaaaaagtatGTTCTTTGTGCTTGTGCTCATATTTATATTTACCTTTGTCAGTGTTTTAAAATTCCCTCATATGAGTCTGAGTAACTTTTTAGTTCCCCACTTTCACTTCAGCCTGAAGGGCTTTGCTATAGTCTGGATCTGGAGTTTTCCCCCCAAAGGCTCTTGTATTAAAGGCTTGGACACACCCTGTGGCACTATTGGGGGCACATGGAACCATTAGGAGGTTGGTCCTAGTGAAAGGAAATCTTTGGGAGTGTAttcttgaaggggatattggaatTTCTAGCACCTTCCTCTCTctttggctttctggcaagaagaTTACATCTGCACTATGAAAAGAAACAGGATGGGAAATGTCAGGCTTCCTTCTTTTCTAAAGACCCTCTCACAGGAACTCAAGGATCTGCTACATCATACCCAAAATGACCTCAGGAAGTTCCATTACATCTCACCTCTTAAAGATTTCAGCACTACTTAAAGAGtgccaccctggggaccaagcctcctATCCTACCACACCCAAGCTATAGCACATATATGACTTCAGAGAACTGCAGAACAACACAACACTAATTGCATCATACACGTAATGGAAGTCCAAACAAAAAATATCTAAAGAAATTGTGGAAGGCAAGAAGAAAATCCTGaaatcattaagaaaaaaaaaaacaaggaaccaccaataaaattgacagcagacttctcagcagacacaatgaaggctgaagggaagtggacatGTTCAAAGTTCTGAGGAAAAAAATACTGTTAACCAAAAACCTTATTTTAAGCAAAACTGCCTTTCAAAATGGAAGGCAAATAGATATTCCCaggtaaattaaaataatttgttgCTTGCAAACTTGCTttataaaaaaatactaaaagaatGTTCaggtggaaagcaagaaagacctCAAATCTGTAACATACTTTATATCTTAGGGAACTACGAAAAAATTAGGAAACAACTAAAAAGCAAAGAGAGGAAGGAAATGAAAAAGTAGAGTGAAAACAAATGAAACAATATGAAAAGTTATTAGAGCAATGAATGaaaccaaaatttagttctttttAAAAGTGTAGCAAAATTTTCAACCACTAGTGAGGCTGGCCAAAAATAATCAGAGAACATTCAAATTACTATAAAATCTAATGAAAATCGACATCACTATTGTCCTTACAGAATACAGTGAATATAAGAGAATACTGTGGATAATTGTGTGGCAAATAATTAGATAACCTAGATGAGATGGAAAAGTTCCTAAAAGAACTATCAAAATCACTtaagaaaaaattagaaagtaTGAAGAAGCCTATATCAACTAAGATATTGAACTAGCctgcccccaaacaaacaaataaaaattctaaGAAAAACCCAGGTTCAGGTACTTTTAGAATTCAAAGGTGAAttctattgaatatttaaaaagaaataccaaTTATTTGCAAACTCTTTCCCCAAACAGAATAGAGGTGTTATGTACTGAATCTTTGAgtacccccaaattcatatgttgaagccctaactcTCAATGGAAGTATTAGGAGGTGGCACAATTAGGTTTAAATGAAACCCTGAAAATGGGGTCCCCAAGGTGAGATTTGTGCTCTTATAAGTGGAAGAGACACCAGAGTTTCCTCTGTTTTCCATGTGAGTATACAAGAAGAAAACATGTGCAAACCAGGAAGAGGATGGATCTTCACCAGAACCTGTTAGCACACTGATCACAGACTCCAAATATCTGTTGTTTAAAATACCCAGACTATGGTATGTTGTCATAGCATCTAGTACTAAGACAGTAATCATAGTACTGAAAGCAAAGAAATTTTAACAGAAGCTAGATACCAATATGTACATTTTGTATTGATAATCAGAGATAAGCATTACTATAGACATAATCAGAAAATTTGCAAGCCAGAAGACAGTAGGATGACATTTTAAAGTGTTGAAGGGAAATTGAAGTCATCTTAAAATTTCATAGTAAaatatccttcaaaaatgaatatacaacaggaccccaaatgtacaaagTTACAAGAAATTcacaccaagtcacattattatgagaatacctaacatacagaataaggatagaattttagactctgccaggaaaaaaaatgtcataTTACATTTAGGAGgaaaccaattcagatctcagctgatttctcaacccagactgtCAAAGGTaggaggtcttggaataatatataccaagttctgaaagaaaatggatgccatccAAGAttactatatccagcaaaattaagcttcagagttgaagattaaattaaaaccttccaggataaacaaaagttaaaaggatTCACAACTAGAAACCTGCACTATATAACATTCTTGgcaatttttttcaatatttaattcaaattaaaaactggaaataaaccaaaatgactgggaatacaaaccatatctcaataataaccttgaacacTAATAACCTAAACTGATCAGTCAAAAGATACAGACTGgcaaattggattaaaaaacaagacccaacaatatgctgtctccaaaatACTTCATAGGcagagacatacacagactgcaggtgaaaggatgggaaaaaacatcACTCACATGGATCATGTAAACAGGCAGGGGGTTTTGTCATGTCAGATGAAGTGgacttaagccaaagttaatcagaagaaacAAGAAGTATATATCATACTGCTTAAAAGAATTATATGTCAATAAGACATAATAATCATAAAttattatgccccaaacaatggagcatctacatacatcaaacaaacctctctcaatttcaagaaccaaatagaccacaacacaataatactgggtgactttaacacacctctctcaccattggataaATCCtcgaaacaaaaactaaacaaagaaactttaGAACTAAAtagt encodes the following:
- the Znf518a gene encoding zinc finger protein 518A; translated protein: MPSEQKQFFCDENQTTFKKENDVEKVISDPIRSAPRPKISESSFHYDLKNVKIDLPKINIPNEVLVKSEVDKYRKLFQSKPQTARKSISVKTVSCVEECILLHKCERPEEEGIKMSAKILNFSCLKCQDSTLYSPNDLQKHFQMWHHGELPSYPCEMCSFSANDFQIFKQHRRTHRSTLVKCDICNNERVYTLLDLTKHFTSTHCVNGNFQCEKCQFSTQDVGTFVQHIHRHNEVHYKCGKCHHVCFTKGELQKHLHVHSGTLPFTCQYCSYGATRKDYLVRHVITLHKEHLYAKEKLEKDKYEKRMANTSSGLKLILKRYKIGASRKTFWKRKKITNGSDRNIEENTQVLNKMNKTQTKFEDQSYHGEEHLNEEKGERLHCENSDKPAELESGKPALLSTGQCNRAEEGSNATSGFLKTALQGPTVLMVKNNKITIPANYSAKFMGFKMVDGKQHIVIKLLPTNKQNLYSPTSHSDAAKDSTTNLHPQTLDTPGFLTGVTTEISDTVYMKPPPFSCSSPVLSGKVISEKEMAFISEKNNMLPTMDYGKSVSSLPTTSELVTTSVTTKVEARDNVDLWGNHIIQSHPEVLDTTIKSPDKVNHTTKPNAYNSGDMHNYCINYVNSELPVESSNQGSLPFHNYSKVNNSNKRRRFSGTAMCENIQRESSSKTVQQPVSETALSLVRKESSNPDSLLSSVSFLNDKDGILKMKAEVEERCVLEKGQNLYTNENQNLENVTEKSNWNDISSVDSPLMPRITSVFSLQSQQASEFLPPEVNQLLQDILKPKSDVKQDSDIPNQSLPLHCDQSFQKHEGEGTIVESSNDFRGQEIFTLLSSNGGVDVPPNDLNLKCNGKEKQVLSVSQDVRDSEKTPRISGIGTLLKTQSDAIITQQLVKDKLRATTQNSGSLYMQSPLLNTEHKKTIFVQTPKGFFIPLHVANKPGFHVFSGRPRPLVSTQGVPPLLNKKPGMILTFNNGKLEGLSTVKTESAQVCGTVTKDPCKTPFLKVEQNNNCLTPAFCSSIGSCLSMKSSSENTLPLKGPYIIKTSASSSVKAIPIPNALSEQQGTKLNILDSVKPQNEIFSKTPLYTLLPDGTQAVFLKCVMPNNAELLKPKLVQNSSYYQNIQPKRPEGTSQKILLKIFNPVLNVTAANNLLVSNSASSPQKDGVPSNQTIGGEQKELESSRDALPFLLDDLMPANEIVITSTATCPESSDEPVCISDHSEARVLRCTTNCTIERNFNRRKTSPKKFSKIKTSVRNKDSETAFVARNRNCKRKCRDSSQEPPRKKSSLHRKCKEKAKTEDVRETFGFSRPRLSKDSVRTLRLFPFSSKQLVKCPRRNQPVVVLNHPDADAPEVVSVMKTVAKFNGRVLKVSLSKRTMNALLKPVCYNPSKTTYDDFSKRHKTFKHVSSVKERFVLKLTLKKTSKNNYQIVKTTSENVLKTKFNCWFCGRVFDNQDAWAGHGQRHLMEATRDWNMLE